The genomic window AACAGAACCAATTTGTCCAAGATATTGACCCAAATACATATTATCTGCAATATTTACTTAATAACTGTAATTGAGATTGGAGAATTTTTAACCATATAAGTAGCATGCGAACCAAAATATCCTTTAATTCCATGCATTGATCGCGATCCAATGATTAAGATATCTGCAGATGTTGCTGGCAAAATCGTCTTAGTAATTTCCTCGGCCGGATCACCTTCTCCACTGTACAGCTGAATGTTTTTTACACCGCTATTTTCTGCATATTGTTTGTACTTTTTCAAATTAAGTAACAATTGACTTCGTTTCTGGCTCAAGTACTCAGGGTCTAACGCTTCATAAACATTCAACTCTTCAATTTCTAAAATTGAGGCAATCAGTAATGCGGCTCCAGTTTTACTCGCTTGCTTTACAGCATATTGAAAGGCTTTTTGAGCTCCTTCTGATTCATCTACCCCAACTAAAATATTTTTAAATTCATCAAATCCTTCCATAGTGCATCTTACCTTTCATTAATTAATTGATTATATTTTTTATTTCCTTTATACAGTTCAATAATTGTCCACGCTAACAGTAGTAATACTGCGACGATAATGACATAGGCAATAGAATCAGCTAGTACAAGTTGGCTTGATGTCACCTTTTCACCAAAAAAACCTTCAATTTGGCCGGGCAATCCAATCAAATTTAAATATGTCAATCCAATTACTGAACCCCATCCTAGTATCCGAATAACTATCGAATTTTTAAACCGGCTTCCCATTTCCACCTCACTATTGGTCATCATTAATAATGGTACCATCGAAAATGGTAACGCAAAAGCTAAGAAGACTTGTGAATTATTCATTAGTGTATTTAACGCTGTGTGCTCCCGAATCGTTCCTTGCCTGCTTGTAATAATTACACAGATTAACACTGGGATAACTGAAATCAAACGCGTAATTAAACGTCTTAGCCAAATTGGCATTCTCATATGAATGAATCCCTCCATAATTACTTGTCCAGTTAAAGTTCCGGTAATCGTTGAATTTTGTCCAGAAGCTAGTAACGCGACTGCGAATAATGTAGAAAGAAGACCTGATTTTGCAACGGTGATTAAAATTCCGTTACTCAATGTATCCGAATTTGATAAAGCCTCATACAACCCAAAGAATGATGGATCTTTCACTGCCCCTGTTTTAAAAACAGCAACTCCCATTATGAGCAATAAGGAGTTAACAAAAAAAGCGAGAGTCAATTGAATGTTAGAATCCCATGTTGAAAATCGTACAGCATTGGCGATTTCATCTTCATCCGTACGATTTATCTTTCGAGTCTGAGACACAGCCGAATGTAGATATAAATTATGAGGCATAACGGTTGCACCAATAATTCCTAATGCACCAGTTAAAGGCGTTTGACCACCAATTGAATGTGTAGAGGAGAACGTTTCACCAGTCGGAACCAATCCTTTAAGTACAT from Streptococcus macedonicus ACA-DC 198 includes these protein-coding regions:
- a CDS encoding putative universal stress protein, which translates into the protein MEGFDEFKNILVGVDESEGAQKAFQYAVKQASKTGAALLIASILEIEELNVYEALDPEYLSQKRSQLLLNLKKYKQYAENSGVKNIQLYSGEGDPAEEITKTILPATSADILIIGSRSMHGIKGYFGSHATYMVKNSPISITVIK
- the mntH gene encoding Manganese transport protein MntH yields the protein MKDTTSQSGKEYKPRLIQHANGPSLEEINGTVRVPKGKGFWKTLFAYSGPGALVAVGYMDPGNWSTSITGGQNFQYLLMSVILMSSLIAMLLQYMAAKLGIVSQMDLAQAIRARTSKKLGIILWILTELAIMATDIAEVIGASIALYLLFNIPLVVAVFITVFDVLLLLLLTKVGFRKIEAIVVCLIFVILFVFVYQVALSDPNWGDVLKGLVPTGETFSSTHSIGGQTPLTGALGIIGATVMPHNLYLHSAVSQTRKINRTDEDEIANAVRFSTWDSNIQLTLAFFVNSLLLIMGVAVFKTGAVKDPSFFGLYEALSNSDTLSNGILITVAKSGLLSTLFAVALLASGQNSTITGTLTGQVIMEGFIHMRMPIWLRRLITRLISVIPVLICVIITSRQGTIREHTALNTLMNNSQVFLAFALPFSMVPLLMMTNSEVEMGSRFKNSIVIRILGWGSVIGLTYLNLIGLPGQIEGFFGEKVTSSQLVLADSIAYVIIVAVLLLLAWTIIELYKGNKKYNQLINER